In Streptomyces sp. NBC_00878, a single window of DNA contains:
- a CDS encoding glycoside hydrolase family 9 protein, which yields MSHRARWGAVFLAPVLTVALAATPAHAAEYERVLNGTFDSGKSPWWSSGNTPSAVSLGRLCADVPAGTVNPWDSMIGQNDIPLEAGQPYTLRFTASATRDVSLRAVVQLPAAPATLNKTATVTTTPKSFQFTGTSTTAGLHAQLQFQQGGAAQPFTLCLDDVSLTGGAVPPGGGRDFGSPVRTNQYGYAVHGPKKASIVDASATPVQWRLLDSSGAVVKNGLTRVQGTDTASGDHVHIADFGSVHKAGTGYTLAVGTATSYPFAIADNPYKTLRKDSLGYFYAVRSGTPIEAQYAGDAYARPAGHLGVAPNKGDTDVPCQPGTCGYSLDVRGGWYDAGDQGKYVVNGALAAWQLMDSYERSRAQDDTAGLRDGLLSIPENDNGVPDVLDESRWETEFLLKMQVPAGEPLAGMVHHKIHDLAWTALPTQPDKDSQPRYLHAPSTAATLNLAAAAAQCARVWERYDEAFARRCLTAAKTAWKAALASPDVYAPGSDSVGGGAYADTDVTDEFSWAATELYATTRDRAYLSRIDTKITPAGFSWRDTGALADLTVVRLPSRFPAPMVAAARKRVLAVADGFVQDARSQGYPNLNLPADGVYVWGSNSVTVNNAMVIATAYDITDRGVYRDAVLESLDYLFGRNALNQSFVTGYGTQDSHNQHNRIWAHQIDPKLPSPPPGSLAGGPDSALQDPVARQNLVGCAPATCYIDDIYSYSTNEIAINWNSALAWVATFAADSAR from the coding sequence ATGTCCCACAGAGCCAGATGGGGTGCAGTCTTCCTCGCGCCCGTCCTGACCGTCGCCCTTGCCGCGACACCCGCACACGCGGCGGAGTACGAACGCGTGCTCAACGGCACGTTCGACAGCGGGAAAAGCCCCTGGTGGAGCAGCGGCAACACGCCGTCCGCCGTCAGTCTGGGCCGCCTGTGCGCCGACGTCCCCGCGGGGACCGTCAACCCATGGGACTCGATGATCGGCCAGAACGACATCCCACTGGAGGCGGGCCAGCCCTACACGCTGCGCTTCACCGCCTCCGCCACCCGGGACGTGTCCCTCCGCGCCGTGGTGCAGCTGCCCGCCGCTCCGGCCACCCTGAACAAGACCGCCACCGTCACCACCACACCCAAGTCCTTCCAGTTCACCGGCACGTCCACGACCGCCGGCCTGCACGCCCAGCTGCAGTTCCAACAGGGCGGCGCCGCCCAGCCGTTCACGCTGTGCCTCGACGACGTCTCCCTCACCGGCGGCGCGGTTCCCCCCGGCGGCGGGCGAGACTTCGGCTCCCCGGTGCGGACGAACCAGTACGGCTACGCCGTCCACGGCCCCAAGAAGGCGTCCATCGTCGACGCCTCGGCGACGCCCGTGCAATGGCGCCTGCTCGACTCCTCGGGCGCCGTCGTCAAGAACGGACTCACCCGCGTCCAGGGCACGGACACCGCCTCCGGCGACCATGTACACATCGCCGACTTCGGCTCGGTCCACAAGGCCGGCACGGGATACACGCTCGCGGTCGGCACGGCGACCAGCTATCCGTTCGCCATCGCGGACAACCCCTACAAGACCCTGCGCAAGGACTCCCTGGGCTACTTCTACGCCGTCCGCAGTGGCACGCCCATCGAGGCCCAGTACGCCGGCGACGCCTACGCCCGGCCCGCCGGACACCTCGGCGTGGCACCCAACAAGGGCGACACGGACGTGCCCTGCCAGCCCGGCACCTGCGGCTACTCGCTGGATGTCCGGGGCGGCTGGTACGACGCGGGCGACCAGGGCAAGTACGTCGTCAACGGCGCGCTCGCCGCCTGGCAGTTGATGGATTCGTACGAGCGCTCCCGTGCGCAGGATGACACCGCCGGGCTACGCGACGGACTGCTGAGCATCCCCGAGAACGACAACGGCGTTCCCGACGTACTCGACGAGTCGCGCTGGGAGACGGAGTTCCTGCTGAAGATGCAGGTGCCCGCGGGTGAGCCGCTGGCCGGCATGGTCCACCACAAGATCCACGACCTGGCCTGGACCGCCCTGCCCACCCAGCCCGACAAGGACTCCCAGCCCCGCTACCTGCACGCGCCGTCCACCGCCGCCACCCTCAACCTGGCCGCCGCGGCCGCCCAGTGCGCCCGGGTGTGGGAACGCTACGACGAGGCCTTCGCACGCAGGTGCCTGACAGCGGCCAAGACCGCCTGGAAGGCCGCGCTGGCCAGCCCCGACGTGTACGCCCCGGGCAGCGACAGCGTCGGCGGGGGAGCGTACGCCGACACGGACGTGACCGACGAGTTCTCGTGGGCCGCCACCGAGCTCTACGCCACCACACGCGACCGCGCCTACCTGTCCCGGATCGACACGAAGATCACCCCGGCCGGGTTCTCCTGGCGGGACACCGGCGCGCTGGCCGACCTCACCGTCGTCCGGCTGCCGAGCCGCTTCCCCGCCCCCATGGTCGCCGCCGCGCGCAAGCGGGTCCTCGCCGTCGCCGACGGGTTCGTACAGGACGCGCGGTCGCAGGGCTATCCGAACCTCAACCTGCCCGCGGACGGCGTGTACGTCTGGGGCTCCAACAGCGTCACCGTGAACAACGCCATGGTCATCGCGACCGCGTACGACATCACCGACCGCGGCGTCTACCGCGATGCCGTGCTGGAGTCGCTGGACTACCTCTTCGGCCGCAACGCCCTGAACCAGTCCTTCGTCACCGGATACGGCACTCAGGACAGCCACAACCAGCACAACCGAATCTGGGCCCACCAGATCGACCCCAAGCTGCCCAGCCCGCCGCCCGGTTCGCTGGCCGGCGGCCCCGACTCCGCCCTCCAGGACCCGGTCGCGCGACAGAACCTGGTCGGCTGCGCCCCCGCCACCTGCTACATCGACGACATCTACTCGTACTCGACCAACGAGATCGCCATCAACTGGAACTCCGCACTCGCCTGGGTGGCGACCTTCGCCGCCGACTCCGCGCGCTGA